The segment GGAGCACGTCGCCCCCCAGCTTGCCTCCGCCCGCGCCCTGGTAGTCCTGCTGCTGTGCCATGAAGGACAGGGCGCTGTTGTACTGCTCGATGAACTTTTTCACCGCGCCGACCACGGCGTCGTCGTCCCAGGCCACGGTGACGGTGACGGGATTGCCCGGGGCGGCCTGGTGCAGTTCCAGGGTGACCCCCTGGACCACGTCGCTCACGGTGTTGGACGAGCGGGTGAAGGCGAGGCCGTTGACGGTGAACTGGGCATCCTGGCCCGTGACCAGCACCCGGCGTTCCGCACCGGCGGCGTCGATCAGCCCCAGGGACTGGGCCACCGTGCCGCTCACATCGCTGATGTCGATGGCGCCCTGGCCCGTGTGGGTGCGGGTAATCACCAGATGGCCGCCGATCACCTCCGTCCGCACGGCGCTGGCCTCCGCCGCGGGGTCCGCCTGCACCGCCTGTTCGACCGCCGCGTTGATCCGGTCGCGGATGGCGTTCAGGGAGTCCGTGGTGTCGACGGTGACGTCAAAGCTGGTGCTGCCGACGGTGATGCGAAAGGTCCCGCTCAGGTTCAGCGCGGCCTGGGGGTCGGCCACCGGGTCGTAGGTGGCGATGGAGTGGGCCGTGGCCAGCTGCTGCACCTCGACCGTGTAGGTGCCCGGGGTGGCGGCGGCGGAAGCCTCCGCCGTCACCCGTGCCTCGTCGCTGCTGGTGGACCGCGGCCGCCAGAACAGGTCCTGCGCCAGGACATCCGCGATGCGGTCCTGCAGGGTGTCGATGCGGGAGCGGATGTCGCTCCAGGCGTTCTTCTCGGACTCGATCTCCAGCTTGCGCCGCTCGAGCAGCAGCAGCGGCCGCCGCTCGATCTGCATCAGCTGCTCGACGAGCTGCTCCCAGTCGAGACCGCTGGCCAGTCCACCGATGCGCATGGTGACATCCTCCTTGCCCGAACCCTTGGCCTGCCTCGCTCAAATCACCGAACCGCCGAGTCGCCCGACCGCCTCGTCCGCATCACCGAACCGCCCGCGTCACCTGGCCGGATCGCCCGAATCACCCAGTTGCCTGCGTCACCTGGCCAGATCACCCGAATCACATGGCGGCCCTCGCCGCCCCACCGGCTTAGCCGCGCTGGTCGACCTGCTGCCCGAGGAGCATCTTGACGTACATGGCAATCCGCAGCACGTGCTCGGGTGGAACCTGCCGCACGGTCTCGCCCGTCTCCCGGTCGACCACCTCCGCCACCACCCGGCCAGTGGCCTCGTCCAGGTGAAAGTGGAGCTGGTAGCTGAAGGGGTCCCGGTGCAGGTCGGGCAGAGGTGGCATCCACGGGCTGAAATCGTGGGGCATGGAGTCGCCCGCGGTCGCGGCGGCGGAAGCAGCCTCGTCTCCCGCAGCCGCGGCGTGATGCGCCGGGCCGGCATGGCCCGCCAGATCGGCATGTTCTCGGAGTTCGACGGCGCCGGGGTTTCCACCAGGACCACGGAGGCCCGTGGCCCCGACGATGGCTCCGGAGCTACTAGCCGTGCCTGGTGCTGGAAGAACACGCCCCACGCTCTCGGGATCAGGCTGTGCGGCCTGGGCGGGGACGCCGCCCGCCGCCACCATGGGATGGAAAGCTGCCCTAAGGGGTTGCTGGGGTGAAACCATCACGGACCTCACGTCTCCCTGGTCGAACTCCGCAGCGAAACAAGTGACACACGGCAGGCCTTATCCACGGTGGGCTGGGCCCGGTTTACCGAGTGGACCGCAGGTGCACCGGGTTCACCCACCCGACCCAGTCCCGTATGCCACGCTTAACCGTTTGCCCGTCGTATCGGTTGGACGCGCTGGATCGTTTACGGTACCGGGGTCCTAATCTCGTTGGCACTGCCCGGTCTTCTTCTGCTCCTTGGCCTGTGCTCCAGGTCACCATGGGCCGTGCTCTTGGTTCGGGTTAGAGCATATTCGTGAATTGACTCCTATCGAACACGCTTTTTCGACGACGGAAATCCGGCTGGGAGGCTCGCCTACTGGATGACCGGTAACATTGAACTCAAGCTGGGCTCATGCCACGGTTTCGCTTATCGCCGCTTGAAATAGGAAGCCGGCCGTCGCCTGACGGCCGGCTCCACATGGGGGCTCCGCTCCGGTCCGGTGGGGGGGGGAGTTCACCACGGACCATCGATGGGGGAGTTCGGTGGATCGGACGAAGCCGCCACCTTAGTTGGGGGAATCTACGCTTTCGCTTAACCCTGCAGCAGCTGCAGGACCGCCTGGGGCATGGCGTTGGCCTGCGCCAGCATCGCCGTGCCGGATTGCAGGAGGATCTGGTTCCGCGTGAAGTTGGCCATCTCCAGCGCCATGTCGACGTCGCGGATGCGGGACTCGGCCGCCTGCAGGTTCTCCACCGCCACGCCCAGGTTGGCGATGGTGTGCTCGAGACGGTTCTGGATGGCACCGAGGTCGGCGCGCTGGCCCGAAACGCTCTCGATGGCGCTGTCGAACGCGGTAATGGCCGAACTGGCGGACGCCTGGGAGGTCACGTCGAGACCGCTAACCGTGAAGACTTGACCATCGCTCAGCGTACCTAAGCCGCTCGCATCCAACACCACATTGCCCTTGCTATCAATGAACTTGCCGGCCGTCGTCGGATCTTCGGTCGCGACCACGTTGCCGCTGCTATCCTTCAGGACTTTGGCGGTGGCGTCGTAGGTGTAAGTACCCGCCTCGAGCCCACCGTTCGTGAAGGAGACGACAGTGCTGGCAGTAGCAGTAGTAGTCGTGCCACTCGTCGCAATGGTGACGGTACCGTTCGTCACCGCAACCGAGAAGGTAAACGTGTCCGCGTCGGCGCCGCCAGCCGTGCTAGTCCATCCCTTACCATCGTTTGACTTCGCTACGACAGTTCCGCTTGTATCGACCAATTCATAGCCGCCGCTCGCACCCGACCGGGCAGTGTAGGTGCCATCCGCAATGTCCTGAGTGGTACCTGTGGTTACCGTAGCGCTAACCGTCGCCTGGGCCTTGACCTGGTCACTCACCACGCCCAGGCTAAAGCCGCCCATGTTCCCGATCTTGACCGAAATGTTCTGACCAGCATTGGCTCCGATCTGGAAGGTGATGCCATCCTGCTCGAACGACCCGTCCAGCAACTTCTGGGTGTTGAACTCCGTGGTGCGGGCGATGCGGCCGATTTCCTGCGCCAATTGGTCGATTTCCTTCTGGATCTGCGCCCGGTCCGCCGCTGTGTTCGTATCGCTCGCCGCCTGCACCGCCAGCTCCCGCATCCGCTGCAGGATACTATGGCTCTCGTTCAGCGCGCCCTCGGCCGTCTGGATCAGTGAGATGGCGTCCTGGGCGTTGCGCTGGGCCGTCTGCAGGCCGGAGATCTGGGCCCGCATCTTCTCCGAGATGGCCAGGCCCGCCGCGTCGTCGGCCGCCCGGTTGATCCGCAGGCCCGACGACAGCCGCTCCAGGCTCTTGTTGAGCAGGCCGTTCGTCTGGCTGAGATTCCGCCAGGCGTTCAGGGCGGCCACGTTGTGGTTGATCCGCATCGGGTACAGCCCTCCCTGTTCCGGGTTCCACCCCGGCGACGGCATGCGCGCCTGCCGGCCCGGGGTGAGCTTGGCTACCCGGAATATCGAGGGGAGGGGACTGCCATGTTAGGGCGGGCGCGGTCCTAATTTAGGCGGCCACTGCCCAGTTTCCATGCCAACGGCACCCAACGGCCGGTTCCCCACGCATGGGGACCCAATGCCAGATGCCTGATGCCAGATGCGACTTTCGCGAACGCGAGATTGCGTTCGCCGGTGCGGGTGACAACGCTGGTCGGGTAGAGACAACCATTGATTGGACATCTGATTCCGACATCTGATCAGACATCCGCTTAGGCATCCGCAGGCTACCGGTGTGGGACAGTCAATAGGCCGTACAGCCGCTAGCCAGGTCAGGATCGCCCCACCCCCACCGCCCCGCCGAGCAGCTCCTCCAGCACCAGGGCAACACCGTCTTCATCGTTGGTGGCGGTGACCCGGTTGGCGGCGGCCCGGGCGGCGGGGGAGCCGTTGGCCATGGCGACGCCAATGCCGGCGAACTGGAGCATCTCGATGTCGTTGTCCCAGTCGCCGAAGGCCACCACCCGCTCCACCGGCACCTGCAGGTGGGCGGCCAGGCGCTCCACCGCCCAGCCCTTGCACACGGGGGCGTCGGACACCTCCACGGCGTAGAGGCCCGGCTCCAGGTCGGTCCCCGCCAGCACACGCACCGCGTCGCCCCACTCGGCCGTGATCCACCGGCGGAAGGCCTGCGCGCCCTCGTACCGGTCACGGACCAGCACCCGCACCGCCCCGACGCTCACCCACTCCAGCAGGTCGGGCACCTCCTGGGTCAGGCGCCCCGCCTCGAAGAACCAGGAGGCCTTGGGCAGCCGGGCCCCGGGCTCGTAGAGCATGCGGTCGCCGTGGGGATGGTCCAGGTCGTGGAAGAACAGGGTCACCCCCAGTTCCCGGGCCTTCAGGATGGCCTGGCGGGCGAACTCGGCCGGCAGGGGCTGTTTCCACACCGGCCGGTCGGTTAGGGGGTCGACGGCCACGGCACCGTTGTGCACGATGCAGGGGGTGCGCAGGCCCAGCTCCTGGGCGAAGGGGCGGCTGGCCACCCAGCGGCGGCCGGTGGCCAGGCAGACGTGGTGACCGGCGGCCACGGCCGCCCGGACCGCGTTCTTCACCCGCGGGCGCAGCCGGCCCTGGCTGTCCAAGAGGGTGCCGTCGACGTCGAGGGCGATCAGGTAAGGGAGCAAGGGGCATCCTCCTTTGAAGATCAAACCGCCTCCTATTATAGGGTTACAGGGAAGCCCGGGGCCCAGGGCGGGGCGGGGCCATGCTGAGCCGGGATCCCGTGCGTGCGGGTCCTCGCCGGTTGTGGTTGTGGCTGTGGTTGTGGTCGGGATTGGGGTTGGGGTTGCGGTGGCGCTGGTGATGATGGTGCAGGTGCGGTTACGGGGGCAGGCGACTTCGAGCACCCCGGGCTCCCACTCAGCCATGCCACGAGGGCCCGGGCCCGGCTCCACCCTACCGGCGACGCTGTATAGCAACCGGGGATCACGTTCCGGAAGACAACGGGGACGACGGGGCCCGGGCGGCGGGTTGTCCGGGGCGTCGCCCTGCAGCCTCCGGTCTTCCGCCTAGCCCGGGCCCCAGCTATTGACCCCAGATATCAGTTTATTGCCGTGGTCGACCGCCCGGTAGTGTCGAATGACTGCGGGTGAATCACGGCGGCGGGCGACGCTAGGCTCTACCCGTGGTTGCGCCGCTGTGCAGATTCGTTCGTCATGCCCGCCCTCGGGCCATGCTGGCCGGCATGCTCACCTGCAGCCCGCCCTCGCCCGCGGCCCGTGCTGGCCTGCGGCCCACCCTCGCCTGCGGGCCGTGCTCGCCTGCGGACCACTCGCCTCAAGCCCGCCCTCACCCGCGGGGCCATGCTCGCCTTCAGGCCGGCCTCGCTTGCGGCAGGCCGCGGTCACGGGCGGGTCCTGCCTGAGCCCTGTGGCCAGGCCCAGACCCGCCTCCGGCCCCACGCTCAGTCCGCCGTGCCGCTCGCCAACCGGCGGCCCGCTGCCTCGATCACCTGGAGGGCCCGATCCGTCTCTTCCAGCACCCGGGCCAGGGCGGTGGCCACCCGCTCGCTCCCGTAGGTCTCGACCAGCCGGTCCAGCTCGGTGCGGGCGGCGGGCGATACCTGACCCACGTGATGGCGGAGGAGTTGGAGCAGGGCCTCCCGCGATTCCCGGTTCTCACCGGCGACCGGAGCGGCGCTGCGCCAGCCCGCACCTGCCTGGTACCGCGTGCGGAGGCGGCCCGCATCACGGTCCCGCCAGCTGCCGGTCGCCGGTCTGGCGGCGCCCCCGGCCGTTTCCAGGTTCCCGCCGCCGCCCGGTCGGGGCCCGTGGCTCGGGACACCGTGTTCCGCCGGCCCGTGGTGGCCCGCCGGCCCGTGGCCGGCGTTCCCGGCGGTGCCGGTCGCGCCGGCCGGATCACTGCCCTGCCGCGCCAGGCTGCGCGGCGCTCCCAGGCCCCGCCGGCCATCGCCGCTCGTGCCGCCCGGCAGCCGGTATCCAGGGCCGCCGGCAGAGCCTTGGGAGCCCGTGGCGCCGGCTGCCGGGCCGGGGCGGCCGGTTCGTCGGGCGTGGGGGCGGCGAGCCCAACCGGTGCCGTACCGGTACCGGGCGCCCGTCACGCCATGGCGGTGCAGCTCCAGCAGGCGGTCGGCGTAGCGGTTGGCCAGGGGTTGCTTGCCTCCCAGGCGGCGGGTGGAAAAGGCGTACTTGCCGCTGTTGGGATCAAAGTGCACCACCTCGACCTGGACCCGCTCGCCCTTGTAGAAGTAATCTTCCGCCCGTTCCACGTACCAGTCGGAGATCTCCGAGATGTGGATGAGCCCCCGGCGGCCGTCGTCGGTCACGAGGAACGCGCCGTAGTCCACGATGCCCGTGATGGTGCCGTGGACCCGGGTCCCGGGCGCCAGGGGCACAAGCCCGGCCAGGTCCCGCACTCCCTCGCCCGCTGCTGCCACCGGCCCTGCCGCCTGCCCCGCCGCCGGTACCGTAGCGGAACCGGTTCCGGCCCCGGCGGAAACCGCTGCGCCGGCCGCCCGGGCCGGTTCCAGGGCAACGGGGACGCGCCCTTCCCGCTCCGGGCCCGGGCCGGTGCGGCCGGTTCGTCCGGCGAGGTCAGGGGGCGGAGCAGGCCCGGATGGCACCGGCGATGGCACGGGCGGTGACGCGGGCGAATCCTCCTCAGGAAGCAGGGAATCCTTCATCGCATCCGGCATACGGGAAGACGCCTCCTCAAGGCCGGGGCCGGGTTCCGCCACGCCCGGCCACAAGCGATACCACGCCACTCGTACGGTGCACCTGCATGTAGGTTATGGAATATGCACCCGCCTTATCCAAAGTGAGCAGATCGGCCAGGCTTTTCACCATGTCCATCCAGGGCCGGGCAACGGACATGCAAGGGGCAACGAGGACCGAAGTTGCCGTGCCGGTTGCGCCCGCTGGTGGTTCCGGTGCCAGGGTTCCCACCTGAGGGAAACAGTTCAAGGCCGGTGCGAGGCCGGTGCAAACGGTTCCGAGACAGGGCCCCTGGGCCAGGGATCCATCGGGGGGTGATGTGACGCCTGCGGGGTGACCGGTCGCCTACCGCAAAGCAAAACTCAACTCGGCTTCGGCGGCCAGCTCGCCGTCCACGGTGGCGCGGGCGCGGCCCTTGCCCAGGGGACCGTGCATGGCGATGATCTCCACCTCGATCTCCAGGCAGTCGCCCGGAATCACGGGCCGGCGCCAGCGCACCCGGTCGGCGCCGGCGAAGAGGGCCAGGCGGCCGCGGTTCGCGGGGACGGACAGCACCGCCGCCGCCCCCACCTGGGCCATGGCCTCCAGGATCAGCACCCCAGGCATGATGGGCCGGCCCGGGAAGTGACCCTGGAAGAAGGGTTCGTTGGCGCTTACGCACTTCCGGCCCACCGCCCGGCGTCCCGGTTCGAGGGAAAGAATCCGGTCGACCAGGAGAAAGGGGTAACGGTGGGGCAACACCTCGAGGATCGCCTGGATGTCCAAGCCCCCCTGGGGCTGATCCTGTTCCGCCATGGGCTGGTCCCAGTCCTCCACGCTGGCTGGTCGCGAACCTCCGCCACCCAGGCTGCCCCGGTGGCCGACCCGGTACGAAGGTTCGTCACTAGGATTCAGAATTCGCCGCCCCCCGCCGTCCCCCTTCTGGATGGAAAATAAAGGGGAGCCGGATCGCCGGCTCCCCTTGGCATCGCGGTCCTTGCCACCGTAGTCCTTGTCACCACGGGCCGGGTGGATGCGGGTGGCAATGGGCGGCTCAGCCGCGGGCCTGCTGGTAGCGGCGGGCCACCTCGTCCCAGTTGACCACGTTCCACCAAGCCGCCACGTAGTCGGGCCGCTTGTTCTGATACTTC is part of the Thermaerobacter subterraneus DSM 13965 genome and harbors:
- the fliD gene encoding flagellar filament capping protein FliD encodes the protein MRIGGLASGLDWEQLVEQLMQIERRPLLLLERRKLEIESEKNAWSDIRSRIDTLQDRIADVLAQDLFWRPRSTSSDEARVTAEASAAATPGTYTVEVQQLATAHSIATYDPVADPQAALNLSGTFRITVGSTSFDVTVDTTDSLNAIRDRINAAVEQAVQADPAAEASAVRTEVIGGHLVITRTHTGQGAIDISDVSGTVAQSLGLIDAAGAERRVLVTGQDAQFTVNGLAFTRSSNTVSDVVQGVTLELHQAAPGNPVTVTVAWDDDAVVGAVKKFIEQYNSALSFMAQQQDYQGAGGGKLGGDVLLTTLRNELRRMVSDPVAALAGSTTLDRLAAVGITTQDKSGTLQLDEAKLREALAADRAGVQRLLAGDPDASATSDDGVFVRLQKALDGWLKTNTGLFDRRIDSLDDRARDYAEQMERMEYRLKLREQNLTRQFEALETLLSTLQSQEQWLVQQVNQLASLRPKD
- a CDS encoding flagellar protein FlaG; this translates as MVSPQQPLRAAFHPMVAAGGVPAQAAQPDPESVGRVLPAPGTASSSGAIVGATGLRGPGGNPGAVELREHADLAGHAGPAHHAAAAGDEAASAAATAGDSMPHDFSPWMPPLPDLHRDPFSYQLHFHLDEATGRVVAEVVDRETGETVRQVPPEHVLRIAMYVKMLLGQQVDQRG
- a CDS encoding flagellin, coding for MRINHNVAALNAWRNLSQTNGLLNKSLERLSSGLRINRAADDAAGLAISEKMRAQISGLQTAQRNAQDAISLIQTAEGALNESHSILQRMRELAVQAASDTNTAADRAQIQKEIDQLAQEIGRIARTTEFNTQKLLDGSFEQDGITFQIGANAGQNISVKIGNMGGFSLGVVSDQVKAQATVSATVTTGTTQDIADGTYTARSGASGGYELVDTSGTVVAKSNDGKGWTSTAGGADADTFTFSVAVTNGTVTIATSGTTTTATASTVVSFTNGGLEAGTYTYDATAKVLKDSSGNVVATEDPTTAGKFIDSKGNVVLDASGLGTLSDGQVFTVSGLDVTSQASASSAITAFDSAIESVSGQRADLGAIQNRLEHTIANLGVAVENLQAAESRIRDVDMALEMANFTRNQILLQSGTAMLAQANAMPQAVLQLLQG
- a CDS encoding Cof-type HAD-IIB family hydrolase — translated: MLPYLIALDVDGTLLDSQGRLRPRVKNAVRAAVAAGHHVCLATGRRWVASRPFAQELGLRTPCIVHNGAVAVDPLTDRPVWKQPLPAEFARQAILKARELGVTLFFHDLDHPHGDRMLYEPGARLPKASWFFEAGRLTQEVPDLLEWVSVGAVRVLVRDRYEGAQAFRRWITAEWGDAVRVLAGTDLEPGLYAVEVSDAPVCKGWAVERLAAHLQVPVERVVAFGDWDNDIEMLQFAGIGVAMANGSPAARAAANRVTATNDEDGVALVLEELLGGAVGVGRS
- a CDS encoding S1 RNA-binding domain-containing protein — translated: MAAAGEGVRDLAGLVPLAPGTRVHGTITGIVDYGAFLVTDDGRRGLIHISEISDWYVERAEDYFYKGERVQVEVVHFDPNSGKYAFSTRRLGGKQPLANRYADRLLELHRHGVTGARYRYGTGWARRPHARRTGRPGPAAGATGSQGSAGGPGYRLPGGTSGDGRRGLGAPRSLARQGSDPAGATGTAGNAGHGPAGHHGPAEHGVPSHGPRPGGGGNLETAGGAARPATGSWRDRDAGRLRTRYQAGAGWRSAAPVAGENRESREALLQLLRHHVGQVSPAARTELDRLVETYGSERVATALARVLEETDRALQVIEAAGRRLASGTAD
- the fabZ gene encoding 3-hydroxyacyl-ACP dehydratase FabZ, encoding MAEQDQPQGGLDIQAILEVLPHRYPFLLVDRILSLEPGRRAVGRKCVSANEPFFQGHFPGRPIMPGVLILEAMAQVGAAAVLSVPANRGRLALFAGADRVRWRRPVIPGDCLEIEVEIIAMHGPLGKGRARATVDGELAAEAELSFALR